A single window of Pontibacillus chungwhensis DNA harbors:
- a CDS encoding glycoside hydrolase family 68 protein produces MSKKKSTFTRLALTTALISSLFATSPMQSVKAETTSNTVTAEWTRQMAQNFERTSENTAPEIDADFKVVAEDLWIWDTWPLRNRDGSLAEINGYKVQFALTASKDYTWGGRHDHAVIRYFISEDGENWEVGGVAYDPEKAYGSRQWAGSAMMDDSGKVTLFYTASGRKENETAQNHFEQRLAKTELYMFEDNGEFSVENTGEHQILAEADGTYYETQDQKTGSIIYSFRDPWFFQDPATGEEYILFEGNTAGYEKSLDPSNIGDEEFRATHDVPEGSEDFNGNIGIAKATDKSLDNFELLPPLLEADGVNQQLERPHIVVKDGNYHLFTISHQFTFAPGLDDGIDGLYGFVNDSLRGDYKPMNDNGLVVANPESDPFQTYSWAVLPNENVISFINEFTDNGEAIKGGQFAPTLEINLDGENSEITGVLNEGEIEYPETEEDTTPAWSADALEEYKLTEETTAPNFDVKELDQMTEDYHVWDTWPLRNKDGSIAKVKGQYVLFSLTAPSDVLPGKRHDIAEIRYFTSKDGQNWELAGEVFEGDDALGSRQWAGSAMVENNEIHMFYTATGRKGEENLSYEQRLATASAKMTGQNGVTFKDWSEHQVILEPEGELYQTQEQSEAGDIAYTFRDPWFFQDPQTNEEYILFEANTPGTPLERARENHKPNEFATIFNGSIGIAKAMNDDYTEFEAQEPLLEAERVNQELERPHIVVEDGEYYLFTNTHKHKFGPGLAGEDGLYGFNADSLKGDYKPLNESGLVIANPEEDPFQAYSWMVIPNMNVLSFANFDNLNGLEIGDLGAQSEEYQFSHFGGTLAPTLQLDVDGMETSIEGTLEQGQLFESKNNGKAKGKNK; encoded by the coding sequence TTGAGTAAAAAGAAATCGACTTTTACAAGACTGGCGTTGACAACTGCCCTTATTAGTAGTTTATTTGCCACTTCACCTATGCAGTCTGTAAAAGCAGAAACCACATCAAACACGGTCACTGCAGAATGGACGCGTCAGATGGCGCAGAATTTTGAGCGTACGAGCGAGAACACAGCTCCAGAAATCGACGCTGACTTTAAAGTAGTTGCCGAGGACTTATGGATCTGGGACACGTGGCCTTTACGAAACCGTGATGGATCTTTAGCAGAGATTAATGGTTACAAAGTTCAATTCGCACTAACAGCTTCAAAGGATTACACGTGGGGTGGACGTCACGACCACGCGGTTATCCGTTATTTCATCTCTGAAGATGGAGAGAACTGGGAAGTCGGCGGCGTAGCGTATGACCCAGAGAAAGCATACGGTTCTCGTCAGTGGGCTGGTTCTGCGATGATGGACGATTCCGGTAAAGTCACATTATTTTACACAGCTTCAGGTCGTAAGGAAAACGAAACAGCTCAGAACCACTTTGAACAGCGATTAGCGAAAACAGAGCTTTACATGTTTGAAGACAACGGGGAGTTCTCAGTAGAAAACACTGGAGAACACCAAATCCTGGCTGAAGCAGATGGTACATATTACGAAACGCAAGATCAGAAGACAGGAAGTATTATTTATTCTTTCCGTGACCCATGGTTCTTCCAGGACCCGGCTACTGGTGAAGAGTACATTCTTTTCGAAGGAAATACAGCTGGGTACGAAAAATCATTAGACCCAAGTAACATTGGAGATGAGGAGTTCCGTGCTACACATGACGTTCCTGAAGGGTCTGAAGACTTTAATGGAAACATCGGGATTGCAAAAGCGACGGATAAAAGTTTAGATAACTTCGAACTTCTTCCGCCACTACTTGAAGCAGACGGTGTGAACCAACAGTTAGAGCGACCGCATATTGTCGTGAAAGATGGAAACTATCATTTATTTACGATCAGTCACCAGTTCACGTTTGCTCCAGGTCTTGATGATGGGATTGACGGATTGTATGGTTTCGTGAACGATTCCCTTCGCGGCGACTACAAACCAATGAACGACAACGGCCTTGTAGTAGCGAACCCTGAAAGTGATCCATTCCAGACTTATTCTTGGGCGGTCCTTCCGAACGAGAACGTGATCAGCTTCATTAACGAATTTACGGATAACGGAGAAGCGATTAAAGGTGGTCAGTTCGCACCGACTCTTGAGATCAACCTTGATGGTGAGAACTCTGAAATCACAGGCGTTCTTAATGAGGGTGAAATTGAGTATCCAGAAACAGAAGAGGACACAACACCTGCTTGGAGTGCTGACGCTCTAGAAGAATACAAACTTACAGAAGAGACTACAGCGCCGAATTTTGATGTAAAAGAATTAGATCAGATGACTGAAGACTACCATGTATGGGATACGTGGCCTTTACGTAACAAGGACGGTTCAATTGCAAAAGTAAAAGGACAATACGTTCTATTCTCTCTGACGGCTCCATCAGACGTACTACCAGGGAAGCGTCATGACATTGCAGAAATTCGCTATTTCACGTCTAAAGACGGTCAGAATTGGGAGCTTGCTGGGGAAGTATTTGAAGGTGACGACGCGCTCGGTTCTCGTCAGTGGGCAGGATCTGCGATGGTTGAGAACAACGAGATTCACATGTTCTACACAGCAACAGGTCGTAAGGGAGAAGAAAACCTTTCTTACGAGCAGCGTTTAGCGACAGCTTCTGCTAAGATGACAGGTCAAAATGGTGTAACGTTCAAAGACTGGTCAGAGCATCAAGTAATTTTAGAGCCAGAAGGTGAGCTGTACCAGACACAAGAGCAGTCTGAAGCAGGCGACATTGCGTACACGTTCCGTGATCCATGGTTCTTCCAAGATCCACAAACAAACGAAGAGTACATCTTGTTTGAAGCGAACACACCAGGTACACCACTTGAGCGTGCTCGTGAAAATCACAAGCCAAATGAATTCGCAACCATTTTTAACGGTTCGATCGGTATTGCAAAAGCGATGAACGATGACTATACGGAGTTTGAAGCACAAGAACCTCTTCTTGAAGCAGAGCGTGTGAACCAGGAGTTAGAGCGCCCGCACATTGTGGTAGAAGATGGCGAGTACTACCTGTTCACGAATACGCATAAGCATAAATTCGGTCCAGGACTTGCTGGTGAGGACGGTCTTTATGGTTTCAACGCAGACTCTCTTAAAGGGGACTATAAGCCTCTAAACGAAAGTGGTCTTGTGATCGCGAACCCTGAAGAAGATCCATTCCAGGCGTATTCTTGGATGGTTATACCGAACATGAACGTATTAAGCTTCGCGAACTTCGATAACTTAAACGGTCTTGAGATTGGCGATCTTGGCGCTCAATCTGAAGAATATCAGTTCAGCCACTTTGGCGGAACATTAGCTCCAACGCTACAGCTTGATGTAGATGGTATGGAGACTTCGATTGAAGGCACACTTGAACAAGGCCAGTTATTCGAATCAAAAAATAACGGGAAAGCAAAAGGGAAAAATAAATAA
- a CDS encoding glycoside hydrolase family 32 protein, which translates to MTKMKQLLISGVVILVLIVAVSIWYVLQKDEPDTIEETSKATNASYDEPWRPQFHYTPAENWMNDPNGMVYYKGKYHLFYQHNPKGDQFGHMSWGHAVSEDLVHWKELDVAMTPDENGMIFSGSVVVDDDNTSGLFPEDEGGLIAYYTNAGDVQDQRLAYSTDEGKTWTKYEEGNPVVPNPGIKDFRDPVVMWHEETEKWVMLLVAGDKVMFYESENLVDWSYSSEFGAEHGAHGGVWETPELFELAVDGDSDNKKWVLQVDMNPGSIAGGSGSQYFIGDFDGKEFKLDPDQTETKWTDYGKDFYATQAFNNMDRVVWIAWMSNWQYAADIPTSPWRGAMSIPREVSLTTNDRGEMLLTQQPIEELQNLRGEKLMEMENRTLNGTMAMPEFDQSSYEIVATFRVDEANEFGFKVAEGEGEETIVGYDDRNNYLFTDRNNSGKTDFHPEFGGVYRAPMEAMNGYTIKLHIYVDESSVEVFGNNGQKVLTNQIFPTEGSDGLSIYSYGGTVKIESLEVYDMKSMHE; encoded by the coding sequence ATGACGAAAATGAAACAATTGCTGATTAGCGGTGTGGTTATTTTGGTGCTAATCGTGGCCGTTTCCATCTGGTACGTCCTGCAAAAAGACGAACCAGATACGATCGAGGAAACGAGTAAGGCAACGAATGCTTCTTATGACGAGCCATGGCGCCCGCAATTTCACTACACACCAGCAGAGAATTGGATGAACGATCCTAATGGAATGGTGTACTATAAAGGAAAGTACCATCTGTTCTATCAGCACAATCCAAAAGGCGACCAGTTTGGTCATATGAGCTGGGGCCATGCGGTAAGTGAGGACCTTGTCCATTGGAAAGAGCTCGACGTAGCCATGACACCAGATGAGAACGGGATGATTTTCTCAGGAAGTGTCGTCGTTGATGATGATAATACGAGCGGTCTTTTCCCAGAGGACGAGGGCGGTCTGATTGCTTATTATACAAATGCGGGTGATGTTCAGGACCAGCGCCTGGCATATAGTACAGACGAAGGGAAGACGTGGACGAAGTATGAGGAAGGGAATCCCGTTGTACCGAATCCAGGGATAAAAGACTTCCGCGACCCCGTCGTAATGTGGCATGAGGAAACAGAGAAGTGGGTGATGCTTCTCGTTGCGGGAGACAAGGTAATGTTTTATGAATCGGAGAATCTTGTGGATTGGTCTTATAGTAGTGAGTTTGGTGCTGAACACGGGGCTCACGGAGGTGTTTGGGAAACGCCTGAACTGTTTGAACTTGCAGTCGATGGTGATTCTGACAATAAGAAATGGGTGCTTCAGGTGGACATGAACCCAGGAAGCATCGCTGGTGGATCTGGAAGCCAGTATTTTATCGGTGATTTCGATGGAAAAGAATTTAAACTGGACCCCGATCAAACCGAGACGAAATGGACCGATTACGGGAAAGACTTTTATGCCACCCAAGCCTTTAACAATATGGACCGTGTCGTTTGGATTGCCTGGATGAGTAATTGGCAGTATGCGGCTGATATCCCGACCTCCCCGTGGCGCGGTGCGATGAGTATTCCTCGTGAAGTGAGTTTGACGACAAACGACAGAGGCGAAATGCTTCTCACCCAGCAGCCTATCGAAGAATTACAGAACCTGCGCGGTGAGAAATTGATGGAGATGGAGAACCGAACGCTTAACGGAACCATGGCGATGCCTGAGTTTGATCAGAGTAGCTATGAAATCGTGGCCACGTTCCGAGTCGATGAGGCGAATGAGTTCGGCTTTAAAGTGGCAGAAGGTGAAGGTGAAGAGACGATCGTCGGCTATGACGACCGGAATAACTACCTCTTCACAGACCGGAACAACTCCGGTAAAACCGATTTCCACCCGGAATTCGGCGGCGTCTACCGCGCCCCGATGGAGGCGATGAATGGGTATACGATTAAGCTTCACATTTATGTCGATGAATCTTCTGTAGAGGTATTCGGAAATAATGGGCAGAAAGTGTTAACCAATCAGATCTTCCCGACTGAAGGTAGCGATGGCCTGTCGATCTATTCTTACGGAGGAACTGTGAAGATTGAGTCTTTAGAGGTTTATGATATGAAATCGATGCATGAATAA
- a CDS encoding serine hydrolase, which translates to MNTLQDRMERRLHQINASASILITAGDSPLFSRDEDTSLRAASVIKVPIMMEAFRQHQAGTLNLDNVQNIHPTETVGGAGVIHYLSGKQDYTLRQLIELMIIVSDNTAANLVLEAVGMENVNALLKQLGCEHSVIERFFMDSEAIENGLENWTTARDMVTCLQAIYEHHPLFIKEDQMKMKKVLQNQQFKDLLGSFTSSEEIMTYHKTGELEGAEHDAGIFEYRGKTIYAAVLTDGLSRNQEGREMIASVGQWIAEEIAKD; encoded by the coding sequence ATGAACACCTTACAAGATAGAATGGAACGTAGACTTCATCAAATAAACGCTTCTGCCTCGATCCTCATCACAGCAGGAGACTCGCCCCTCTTTTCCCGCGATGAAGACACATCCCTTCGTGCGGCAAGCGTCATTAAAGTTCCCATCATGATGGAAGCCTTTCGTCAGCATCAGGCGGGAACCCTCAATTTAGATAACGTCCAAAACATCCATCCCACTGAAACCGTTGGGGGTGCTGGAGTGATTCACTATTTATCCGGGAAACAAGACTATACTCTGCGGCAGCTGATCGAACTGATGATTATCGTATCGGATAACACCGCTGCAAACTTAGTATTAGAAGCAGTCGGTATGGAAAACGTGAATGCCCTATTGAAGCAGCTCGGCTGTGAGCATTCGGTGATCGAGCGTTTCTTTATGGATTCAGAAGCGATTGAAAACGGTTTAGAAAATTGGACAACAGCCAGAGATATGGTTACCTGTTTGCAGGCGATATATGAACACCATCCCCTTTTTATAAAAGAAGATCAAATGAAAATGAAAAAAGTCTTACAAAACCAGCAGTTCAAAGACCTGCTCGGTTCGTTTACTTCTTCTGAAGAGATTATGACCTATCATAAAACCGGTGAGCTCGAAGGTGCTGAACATGATGCGGGGATTTTTGAATATAGAGGTAAAACCATTTATGCGGCTGTTTTAACGGATGGTCTTAGTAGAAATCAGGAAGGCCGTGAGATGATTGCCTCTGTTGGGCAATGGATTGCGGAGGAGATCGCGAAGGATTAG
- a CDS encoding LacI family DNA-binding transcriptional regulator, with amino-acid sequence MVTIDDVAKRAGLSKSTVSRVINDYPHVSIKKKEKVFEAMKELGYVPNSSARSLRNKKTKMIAVLVPRIMNPFFGQLAESMEIQAAKHGYQLLICQTMYSTETELKHLELLKMRQVDGMILTSLENDWDVVKEYLSYGPMILCNEFEEEATIPTVKFDQVHGGYVATKHLIRQGHKKIAYCTGGQKSNVGQHRRRGFDLAFEEFNLNFDERYGFYDAFSIEDGIRIFKHIHQMPDPPTAVFTGSDEVAAGIITGAKEYGVKVPESLAVIGFDNQVITKVMDPKISTVEQPIPFLAKRAVEVMLDRIHHKGKEKEVYEYPLELIIRESTVSPIRAVE; translated from the coding sequence ATGGTAACGATTGATGATGTGGCGAAGCGGGCTGGGTTATCGAAATCGACGGTTTCAAGAGTAATCAACGATTATCCCCACGTCTCCATTAAGAAGAAAGAGAAAGTGTTTGAGGCGATGAAGGAGCTTGGGTATGTGCCGAATTCATCTGCGAGGAGTCTTCGGAATAAGAAGACGAAGATGATTGCGGTGCTCGTGCCGCGCATTATGAACCCGTTCTTCGGACAGTTAGCTGAATCAATGGAAATCCAGGCAGCGAAGCATGGCTATCAGCTACTGATCTGCCAGACGATGTACTCAACGGAAACGGAACTCAAGCACCTCGAGCTTTTGAAAATGAGGCAAGTTGATGGGATGATCTTAACGTCGCTCGAGAATGACTGGGATGTTGTGAAAGAATACTTATCCTACGGTCCGATGATTCTCTGTAATGAGTTTGAAGAAGAGGCTACGATTCCGACCGTAAAGTTTGACCAGGTGCACGGAGGCTATGTGGCTACCAAACATTTAATCAGACAAGGACATAAGAAAATCGCTTATTGCACGGGCGGGCAGAAGAGTAACGTAGGTCAGCACCGGAGAAGAGGCTTTGATCTTGCTTTCGAGGAATTCAATCTCAATTTTGATGAGCGATATGGATTCTATGATGCGTTCTCGATTGAAGATGGCATCCGTATTTTCAAACACATTCATCAAATGCCTGATCCACCTACTGCCGTCTTTACGGGAAGTGATGAAGTCGCAGCCGGAATCATTACAGGAGCGAAGGAATACGGGGTGAAGGTTCCTGAATCCCTTGCGGTAATCGGGTTTGATAACCAGGTGATCACGAAGGTGATGGACCCGAAGATCTCAACAGTCGAACAGCCCATCCCTTTTTTAGCGAAACGGGCGGTTGAAGTGATGTTAGACAGGATTCATCACAAAGGGAAAGAGAAGGAAGTCTATGAGTATCCACTAGAGTTAATTATTAGAGAGTCAACAGTCAGTCCAATCCGGGCTGTTGAATAA
- a CDS encoding ABC transporter substrate-binding protein, producing MKMKHWLLSLMLVLVFVFALAACSGDDDTTSSTDNEDDSTTEETDTSSDNGGEEAEGSDEVVKLVYARGQDSTEGTAKIVEAFNEEHPNIQVEFREMPSDSGQQHDQYVTMLNAESSEIDVMDLDVIWPAEFAQAGYVLPLDRFLQKDGINTDDYNQGALSAATFNGKQWAMPKFIDTGLLFYRTDIISEDQVPQTWDELIASAKENKGAEGTEFGYLMQAKQYEGLVTNAIEYIASYGGAILNEDGEVVVNSPETVKGISKMVEVATSDFVPGNITTFTEVESHTAFIEGQSPFIRNWPYQWNLANDENESNIVGNIGVAPLPAGDAGSAAALGGWMTAINKYSEHPQEAWEFVKFMTGPEGQKISAIHGGLAPTLPALFEDEEILEANPFFKQEGFQEGLEAAVSRPVAPNYPEVSEIIQINISKAIAGEMTPEEAAAKMEEELQKVMQ from the coding sequence ATGAAAATGAAGCACTGGTTGTTGTCGCTTATGTTGGTGTTGGTGTTTGTATTTGCCCTTGCAGCTTGTAGCGGAGATGATGATACAACATCGTCTACGGATAACGAAGATGATTCTACAACGGAAGAAACAGATACATCATCAGATAATGGCGGAGAAGAAGCTGAAGGATCTGATGAAGTGGTCAAACTTGTTTATGCACGTGGGCAAGACTCCACAGAAGGCACGGCTAAGATTGTAGAAGCTTTCAATGAAGAGCATCCGAACATTCAGGTTGAATTTCGTGAAATGCCTTCTGACTCAGGTCAACAGCATGACCAATATGTAACGATGCTAAACGCTGAGTCCTCTGAAATTGATGTGATGGACTTAGACGTAATCTGGCCGGCTGAGTTTGCTCAAGCTGGTTACGTATTACCGCTTGATCGTTTCCTTCAAAAAGACGGCATCAACACAGATGACTACAACCAGGGAGCCCTTTCTGCTGCTACCTTCAACGGAAAACAGTGGGCTATGCCGAAGTTTATTGATACAGGACTATTATTCTATCGAACGGATATTATCTCAGAAGACCAAGTTCCACAGACTTGGGATGAGCTGATTGCCTCTGCTAAAGAAAATAAAGGCGCAGAAGGTACTGAATTTGGTTACTTAATGCAAGCAAAACAGTACGAAGGATTAGTTACGAACGCCATTGAATACATCGCTTCTTACGGTGGTGCCATTCTGAACGAAGATGGAGAGGTCGTTGTAAACAGCCCGGAAACAGTCAAAGGGATCTCCAAAATGGTTGAAGTCGCAACATCTGATTTCGTACCTGGTAACATTACAACCTTTACGGAAGTGGAATCGCACACAGCCTTTATCGAAGGACAGTCTCCATTCATTCGTAACTGGCCTTACCAGTGGAACCTAGCAAATGACGAGAACGAATCAAATATCGTTGGAAACATTGGTGTTGCACCACTTCCAGCAGGTGACGCAGGTTCTGCAGCAGCCCTTGGTGGTTGGATGACAGCGATTAACAAATACTCTGAGCATCCACAGGAAGCATGGGAGTTCGTTAAATTCATGACAGGCCCAGAAGGTCAGAAGATCTCTGCGATTCACGGTGGCTTAGCGCCAACGCTTCCGGCCCTATTTGAAGACGAAGAAATTCTTGAAGCGAACCCATTCTTTAAACAAGAAGGTTTCCAAGAAGGGCTTGAAGCAGCTGTTTCACGTCCTGTAGCGCCAAACTATCCAGAAGTTTCAGAGATTATTCAAATCAACATCTCAAAAGCGATCGCTGGTGAGATGACTCCAGAAGAAGCAGCCGCGAAGATGGAGGAAGAGTTACAAAAAGTTATGCAGTAA
- a CDS encoding ABC transporter permease subunit produces MSTRLKSSKQDVTTKVNDAKKKERRTGFLLVAPSLILILIIAIWPVLQSFYFSLFDYRLNEPTKSSIHLDYTLDLERYLNNQPFLVTALDQEIDDAPPDVQDQLQEIKGELTEFDEKLKAQDGVAGPYEEVDELLFNFEVPSEDLKFVEIDRSFGQEFDEEFASINKELNTLQDEGVLEQGEKLTGLSNALLKTVVESNFIGLEHYKNSLTEKRMWVSLMNTGIFTVISVGLELVFGMAIALLINKAFFGRGMVRAAILIPWAIPTAVSAKMWSFLYDGQNGIIAKFFSEIGIIDHMSTLLTTPVGSMAAVILTDVWKTTPYMALLLLAGLQTIPSSLYEASSIDGASKWKQFTQITLPLLKSSLLVALLFRTLDAFRVFDLIFVLTGGGPANATETISLFSYKVMFGQTNFGEGSALAVIVFVCVAIISMIYIKFLGSDLLGDGAKK; encoded by the coding sequence GTGTCGACTCGGCTGAAAAGTTCCAAGCAGGACGTCACCACGAAGGTAAATGATGCAAAGAAGAAAGAGAGAAGGACAGGTTTTCTTTTAGTTGCTCCATCGTTAATCCTCATCTTAATTATTGCAATTTGGCCTGTTTTGCAATCTTTTTATTTTAGTTTATTTGATTACAGGTTAAATGAACCAACGAAGTCTAGCATTCATTTGGATTATACCCTGGATCTCGAGCGGTACTTAAACAATCAGCCGTTCTTAGTCACGGCGCTCGATCAAGAGATCGATGATGCCCCGCCAGATGTTCAAGATCAGCTCCAGGAAATCAAAGGTGAACTGACAGAGTTTGATGAGAAGTTAAAAGCCCAGGACGGAGTGGCGGGTCCTTATGAAGAGGTGGATGAACTTCTGTTCAACTTTGAAGTTCCTAGTGAGGATCTGAAGTTTGTTGAAATCGATCGATCATTTGGTCAAGAGTTTGATGAAGAGTTCGCTTCGATTAATAAAGAACTGAATACGCTCCAGGATGAAGGCGTTCTTGAGCAAGGTGAGAAGCTCACCGGTCTTTCGAATGCCTTACTGAAAACAGTGGTGGAGTCGAATTTTATCGGACTTGAACACTATAAAAATAGTTTAACCGAAAAGCGGATGTGGGTTTCTCTAATGAATACAGGGATTTTCACCGTGATCTCTGTAGGGCTTGAGCTTGTCTTTGGTATGGCCATCGCGCTTCTTATTAATAAAGCGTTCTTCGGGCGCGGGATGGTACGGGCAGCGATTTTGATTCCTTGGGCCATTCCAACAGCGGTCTCCGCTAAGATGTGGAGCTTCTTATATGATGGTCAAAACGGGATCATCGCTAAATTCTTCTCGGAGATCGGAATTATTGATCATATGAGTACGCTTCTTACAACGCCGGTTGGCTCCATGGCCGCGGTTATATTAACAGACGTATGGAAGACAACGCCGTATATGGCCCTTCTTTTACTAGCCGGGCTTCAAACGATTCCGAGCTCTTTGTATGAGGCGTCCTCGATTGACGGGGCGAGTAAGTGGAAGCAATTTACGCAAATTACTCTTCCACTCCTAAAATCAAGTCTTCTTGTCGCATTGCTGTTCCGTACGCTCGATGCCTTCCGTGTCTTTGACTTAATTTTCGTTTTAACAGGCGGAGGACCAGCGAACGCAACGGAAACGATCTCGCTCTTCTCGTATAAAGTCATGTTCGGTCAGACGAACTTTGGAGAAGGGTCGGCACTTGCGGTCATTGTGTTTGTGTGTGTAGCGATTATCTCGATGATCTACATTAAATTCTTAGGCTCAGACTTACTTGGAGACGGAGCGAAAAAATAA
- a CDS encoding carbohydrate ABC transporter permease: protein MQKKAGVGFYLFLAIFIFIIMFPFLWILLSSVKPVAELFGDEAFNWFTNNPTVENYVSVFVNYPFLNYLWNSTVVATITTVYTVFVAAFAAYAIARLEFPGKTVILGLVLSVSMFPQIATISPIYIFMKNLGLTNSYLGLIIPYTTFALPLSIWLLVTFFRKIPFDLEESAKMDGASMMQTYFRIILPLAVPGIFTTAILVFIAAWNEFLFALTINTAESHKTVPVGIGMFQGQYTIPWGEVTAATVIVTVPLVIMVLVFQRRIVSGLTSGAVKE from the coding sequence ATGCAGAAAAAAGCAGGGGTAGGCTTCTACCTATTCTTAGCGATATTTATTTTCATCATCATGTTCCCGTTTCTGTGGATCTTATTGAGCTCCGTCAAACCGGTAGCTGAATTGTTTGGTGATGAAGCATTTAATTGGTTTACAAACAATCCGACAGTAGAGAATTATGTATCAGTCTTTGTGAATTATCCGTTCTTGAATTACTTGTGGAACAGTACGGTCGTCGCAACGATTACAACAGTTTATACCGTTTTCGTAGCCGCTTTTGCAGCGTATGCGATTGCCCGTCTTGAATTTCCGGGTAAAACGGTCATCTTAGGTCTTGTGCTATCGGTGTCGATGTTCCCGCAGATTGCTACGATTTCGCCGATTTATATTTTTATGAAGAACTTGGGTTTAACGAATAGTTACCTCGGGTTAATTATTCCATATACCACCTTTGCATTACCTTTATCGATCTGGTTGCTCGTTACGTTTTTCCGTAAGATCCCGTTCGATTTAGAAGAGTCCGCCAAGATGGACGGAGCTTCTATGATGCAGACGTATTTCAGAATCATTTTGCCACTGGCTGTACCAGGGATTTTTACAACAGCGATCCTGGTGTTTATTGCAGCGTGGAATGAGTTTCTATTTGCTTTAACGATTAATACAGCGGAAAGTCACAAGACGGTTCCGGTCGGAATTGGAATGTTCCAGGGTCAGTACACGATTCCTTGGGGAGAAGTAACAGCGGCAACGGTTATTGTAACTGTTCCACTCGTTATAATGGTGCTCGTATTCCAACGCCGCATTGTTTCTGGTCTGACTTCAGGTGCTGTAAAAGAATAA